The Ignavibacteriales bacterium region ATCAACCTCGCTGACGATGCAACAATCGCAACTTCCTGCGGTACCCTGCTTCACGGAAACGCCTTTTTTCTACATTTTTCACCGGCTTCACAGGATTCGCGGGCACTGGTTGACCATCATCATCGATTGCAACGAACATCAGATATGCGCTGTTTGTGTGCTGCCGTTCACCTGTAAGAAGATTTTCTTTTGTGACACGCACTCCAACTTCGAGGGATGTGCGGAACACTCGGTTCACCGACGCCTGCAAGATCACAACCTCACCCTGCCTGACCGGATGATGGAAATGCAATTCATCCAGCGATGCGGTGACGCAGACACGATTCGTGTGCCGAGATGCGGCAATGGCAGCAGCGATGTCGATCCAATGCATCAATCGTCCGCCGAGAAGATTTCCCAGCCGGTTTGTATCATTCGGAATAACTAATTCGGTCATCTCTACTTGTGAGGCACTGACCGGCTTTGCTTTCAGTATCTGCATGTTATTTTCCCGGTTGAGGCACTGGCTTGCTGGTGTCTTTCATCGACTCCAGCGCTTTTTGATTCTTCGTTTTCTCGGCACGAAGTCCTGCTTCAATATCAGAATCCAACCTATCAGCATCCGACTTCAAAACGCTCGACGGATATTTCTCACGGAACTTCTGCAGTGCTTCTTTTGCATCAGCATATTTCTTACGACTTGTTAATGCTTCGGCTTTCTTGAGCGTTGCTGGTTCTGCATATTGCGTGTCGTGATATTTATCCAGGACAAGATCGAAATAATAAGTTGCGGCTTTGTAATATTCCATGTGCATATATGTGATACCATTCTCGAAATCTTTCTGTGCCAGCTTTGTATTTAGTTCATTAATCCTTTGTTCTGCCAAAGATACTAGTGTGTCGGTAGGGTGGTATTCCAAGAATGCTTGGTATTCATCTATCGCTTTTCGGGAATAATTTTGATCTAAAATAAATTTTGGCGAGAGGTTATAGAAACATGTAGCACGTCGAAAACGGGCACGGGATACAAAGATGCTGGAAGGCATTGTGCGTATCAAGACATCGTATTCAAACGCGGCAAGTATATATTCCTCTCGGAGGAACCTGCATTCAGCCATAGAGAACTGCGCCGAATCGGCAACTTTGCTTCCTTGGTACTGCAGCGATACGACCTTGAATTCTTCAATCGCCGCTAAATAATCTTCGCCTTTAAATGCTTTCATGCCGAGCGCGTACCGCTCTTCAGCGCTCAGCTGCTTCGTCGCTTGATCAGAACCACATCCCGCAATAAAGGTTGAGAGTGTTATACAAGAAAAAAGAATGAAAAAACTATTGAGATGCTTTTCCAACAGACGGTTTAACAAAGTAACCTCGCTCTGTGTGTGTGATAGAAACTGTTGATAACATTTGAATCCGATTCATCAATTCCTCTATTTCGTTCTCGTTCAAATCTGTGCTTGGCTGATACCCGGGATGAAATGGAATCAATTCTATAGACGATATTTTTTTCTGACCGTTCCTCTTTTCAAATTCCAAAAGTGGGGTAAATGACCTCTGTGTCCAGAACCGTTGCGGCTGATTGAACACCGCATTGCCTAGTGAATGGAATATCCAGCATCCACGATACATTTCAATACCATTTGGTACATGTGGATGATGCCCAAAAATAATATCAGCACCAAAATCTGCCAGAAGTTTCATATCCCGATCAGCGGAAGCTCCGGGGACATCTTTATACTCATCACCGCCGTGATAACTTGCAATCACGAAATCCACTTGCGGTTTCAGTGTATGGATTTCGCGCCATGCTCTTGCTGAATCAAAGACAGAAATGAATCCATGCCATCTTGTATGAAAATTAACGGTTTGTGTGTATGCTAAGATACCAAATTTTATTCCATTTCGTTCGATAATGGCCGGCGTAAATTCTTCTCCAGCATTCATGACCGTTCCCGTGAACCGGATGCTGTCTTTTTGCAAAAACCTGATCGTTTCTTGAAGACCTTTCACACCATAATCAAACGCATGATTGTTTGCCGTTGAAACAACTGTTACACCAGCGCGCCGCAGCGTTGCCCCAGCGTTCGGCGGTGCACAAAAAATTACGTTCGATTTTGGACTTTGCGTTTCGCCATTCTGATCCGTCACAGGACATTCAAGATTCGCAAACACAACTTCGGCACGAGCAAGGACGCTGTCAAATTTTTCAAATGGAAAATCCGTTTTGCCTTTCAGAATTTCCTGTCCGACCGAACGTCCGAGATTAACATCACCCAACGCAAGCAGCGATACACTCATCACAGAATCAGAATTCTGTGTGAATACTCTTGACGCTGGTTGAACAATCAACAGACCGACGATCAACAGCGTAAACTTATATCTCAACTTCTCACCGTAAAGAACAAATAGACAATCACGATCGCGCCGCCAACAACGATGAATGGCGTCAACATACGTTGAAGAATTCCATTTTCATCACTTTTCTGAGCTGGCGGAAGCATTCCAGCCGTGACTACCTGTGCAGTATCTTTTGTTTCCCTCTGAAAAGTGCCGAGCAGTCGTACTTCACGTTCAACGCCTTTTACCGTTCTCGCTTCCAGAATTGTTCGGATATTCCGTTCTGATACCTTTGCATTCAACTCCTTTGCTGTAATTTCGGTGTTGAGAAGAAACACTTGAAGCGTTTGATTTGTTGCTGTGGTATCGATAACCACCGAAGTGTAATTACGTTTTTGAAGCGCCTCGATGAACGCATTCTCCGCCAACGTTCGTGGTCCTTCACCTTCTACTAAAACAGCAACGCGCCCTTTTACATCAAACTTCGCTGAATCGAGAACCTCATCGGCAATACTTTGCAGTTGTGATAGAACAATGGACGTACTGTTGACTCCAGTGGTATCTTTTGCAAAAGACACTGCATCTGATCCCGCTAAAAGTATCATCCATGCAGCACACCAGATTGATCGAGTAAGTTTCAAGTGGATGCCTTTAGCGAATACCGCCCATTGCGAGTTGTTCAAGCCGCGCGATGCGTTCTTCCGTCGGTGGATGCGTGGAAAACAACTTAGTAATTCCACCGCCGAACAATGGATTGACGATAAACATGTGCGCAGTTGCTGTGCCTGCATTTTGCATCGGAATTTGTTCTACGCCTTTCTCAAGTTTACGCAACGCGTTGGCAAGACTCAATGGCCGTTGACAAATTTGTGCGCCCCCTTCATCTGCGGCAAATTCCCGCGAACGTGATACGGCAAATTGAATAAGCATTGCCGCGATAGGTGCAAGAATGATAAGAAGAATTTGACCGATGGGATTAGAATCCTCCCGGTCCCTGCTTCCACCGCCGAAGAATGAAGCGTACATCGCCATGCGAGCAACAAAGGTAATCGTTCCAGCCATCGTCGCTACAAGCGTCGCAATCAAAATATCCCGATGTTTCACGTGTGCCAGCTCATGCGCAATCACACCCTCCAATTCATCATCAGAAAGTATGCGGAGAATTCCCTCAGTTGCCGCAACGGCAGCATGTTCCGGATTGCGTCCGGTCGCAAATGCGTTTGGCGAATCACCGGGAATAATGTACACCTTCGGCATTGGCAATTGCGCTTGTGCGGCAAGACGATGCACAATGCCGGTCAGGCGTGGTGCCTCCGCTTCCGTCACTTCTCTTGCACCGTACGTCATCAACACAATCTTACTGGAAAACCAATACATACCAAAGTTCATCAGCAATGAGAATATAAATGCCATAACCAGACCTTGTTCGCCGCCAAGCCAATCTCCAAGGAACAGCAGCAAGCCCATCATAAGAGCCATCAGCAGAATCGTTTTTAGTGAATTTGTCATTTTCAGTGTCCTTTCAAAACATTTTCAGAGTGAATCATTGAAATCTACGAAAAAGTGTGCGGAGTTTCAACTTGAGCAATGGAAGAAGAAGAGAGGAAATTTTATGAATGCGAACGAAATTCTAAGGATGTTTCTACTTTCTTTTTAGCTGGCGGCGAAGCGTTTCAAGTACCAATTCCGGTCGCTCATCGAGGAAGTGCCGCGAAAATCGTCTTGCGCGCTGCACATCGTTGGAATCAAGTTCGGCGTAGATCAGGCATTCTTCCTGCAGCTTCGCGCTGGATATCATCTCTCCGCCGGGGGATGTAATGTTGGAACCGCCCCAGAAGTTCACACCGTCTTCAAATCCAACTCTGTTGCTGAACAGGATGTAAATATTGAGCAGCCGCGCAAATGTGCGGTGATGTTCATAATTCACTACTTGATTATCAAACTGCGTTCCTTCGCCGGAAAGCCGTGTCGGGCTTGCGGTCAAGCAGAGAATCGCTTCCGCTCCATCAAGTGCCAGCAAGTACGGCAGTGATACATGCCAAAGGTCTTCACAAACGAGCATGCCGAGACGGCCAAGTTTTGAATCGAACGCTGTAACAGTCTTTCCGAAACCAAAGTATCTGCCTTCTTCAAACATTCCGTATGTCGGCGGATAGATCTTGCGATGAATGTGTTTGATTTCCCCATCTTCTAAAAACATTGCGCTGTTGTAGATACCATAATGTGTACCGCTTTCAACAAATCCGGCAGCAATGGAAATCTTGCGGCTTCTTTCAAGTAATG contains the following coding sequences:
- a CDS encoding acyl-CoA thioesterase — translated: MQILKAKPVSASQVEMTELVIPNDTNRLGNLLGGRLMHWIDIAAAIAASRHTNRVCVTASLDELHFHHPVRQGEVVILQASVNRVFRTSLEVGVRVTKENLLTGERQHTNSAYLMFVAIDDDGQPVPANPVKPVKNVEKRRFREAGYRRKLRLLHRQRG
- the bamD gene encoding outer membrane protein assembly factor BamD; protein product: MLNRLLEKHLNSFFILFSCITLSTFIAGCGSDQATKQLSAEERYALGMKAFKGEDYLAAIEEFKVVSLQYQGSKVADSAQFSMAECRFLREEYILAAFEYDVLIRTMPSSIFVSRARFRRATCFYNLSPKFILDQNYSRKAIDEYQAFLEYHPTDTLVSLAEQRINELNTKLAQKDFENGITYMHMEYYKAATYYFDLVLDKYHDTQYAEPATLKKAEALTSRKKYADAKEALQKFREKYPSSVLKSDADRLDSDIEAGLRAEKTKNQKALESMKDTSKPVPQPGK
- a CDS encoding CapA family protein, which codes for MRYKFTLLIVGLLIVQPASRVFTQNSDSVMSVSLLALGDVNLGRSVGQEILKGKTDFPFEKFDSVLARAEVVFANLECPVTDQNGETQSPKSNVIFCAPPNAGATLRRAGVTVVSTANNHAFDYGVKGLQETIRFLQKDSIRFTGTVMNAGEEFTPAIIERNGIKFGILAYTQTVNFHTRWHGFISVFDSARAWREIHTLKPQVDFVIASYHGGDEYKDVPGASADRDMKLLADFGADIIFGHHPHVPNGIEMYRGCWIFHSLGNAVFNQPQRFWTQRSFTPLLEFEKRNGQKKISSIELIPFHPGYQPSTDLNENEIEELMNRIQMLSTVSITHTERGYFVKPSVGKASQ
- the htpX gene encoding zinc metalloprotease HtpX, which codes for MTNSLKTILLMALMMGLLLFLGDWLGGEQGLVMAFIFSLLMNFGMYWFSSKIVLMTYGAREVTEAEAPRLTGIVHRLAAQAQLPMPKVYIIPGDSPNAFATGRNPEHAAVAATEGILRILSDDELEGVIAHELAHVKHRDILIATLVATMAGTITFVARMAMYASFFGGGSRDREDSNPIGQILLIILAPIAAMLIQFAVSRSREFAADEGGAQICQRPLSLANALRKLEKGVEQIPMQNAGTATAHMFIVNPLFGGGITKLFSTHPPTEERIARLEQLAMGGIR